The nucleotide sequence ATAAAAGGATCAGTATAGTAAAAGTTTACGCTTTTCCCCTGGTTTCGAAAGATTACTTGAAAACAAATTTTCCGAACTATGTAACATTACCAAATGAATTTTCCATTAATTTTGGAAATATCAAAATCGAATATAAAAATTCTACGAGCCTTAAAATTTTCTTGAAAAACAAGGTTATATCCCCTTAAATTTTCTCAAAGCATCGTTAAATGCATCAACTACAAGCTTTATGCAGTTTAGCTTTTCTTTTGGAAGATCAAAGTAATTTAAAAAATAATCGATGTCTATATTTGTTAGCTCGCTAATACTCTTACCCTTTATGCTTTCTGAAAGAATAGAAGCGCTTGCAATTGCATAAGGGCAGCCATCAACTTGATATTTGCAATCCTTTAAAAAGCCACTTTCTATCAAAAGATAAAATACTGCTTTTCCTCCACCTTCAGTATTTGATGATCCTACAGCAGATGCGTTATTTATAATGCCAACATTTTTTGGGTTCATAAAATG is from Caldisericum sp. and encodes:
- a CDS encoding iron-sulfur cluster assembly scaffold protein — its product is MYPKIIVEHFMNPKNVGIINNASAVGSSNTEGGGKAVFYLLIESGFLKDCKYQVDGCPYAIASASILSESIKGKSISELTNIDIDYFLNYFDLPKEKLNCIKLVVDAFNDALRKFKGI